The proteins below are encoded in one region of Paenibacillus sp. YYML68:
- a CDS encoding S-layer homology domain-containing protein, which translates to MGEEILRIFDDTINDYVTLTVPISANRLKLGDNVISIRAGSKASPFDTRTEENKDDFDVRNVRLVLADGTEIRDSRYSDKETVLKMGDSAGKHPVIDFEFALGAEHLASKAYAWDTRQLVDGLHEVKVAHLNDGEKKATITVDNTPPVIQLELTDGQTYKGPFTIQADVTDVHAGVDKVEAWIDSEPIVMPYETSSAKLSAGDHTVKVRAVDKIGNVSEQAVTIQIEPEHPNAPELVAPQSGVEGTLTNAQLTVRVSDPTNDAMNVSFFRGYKYTAASGASFDAYQHAADVEPPKQRVLPGEHRLNDEQRELIAERDGRYMTNDSMTQFPYQRFEVMVDDSVQPTDLVEMNWSGRSLEGRKVTLYAWNEQQGEWSKLDTKVAASDDFELKASVKAGDYMLQQTIYVLVQDEIPPTPADYDYSFVWMSDTQYYSESYPHIYQSIVKWIAEKKDEMKIKYVVHTGDLVDEADKAYQWAEASKNMKVLEDASIPYGVLAGNHDVAGKSGAYDYYWQHFGEERFKRQETFGGSYDNNRGHYDLISSHGNDYIFVYMGWGIGDAEIAWMNEVLQQHPDRMAVLSFHEYLLVSGNRAPIADKIFEQVVVPNKNVVAALSGHYHDAELLVDQIDDDGDGTPDRNVYQMLADYQGGPEGGQGYIRLMQFDIDNNKLHMKTYSPYLDDYNYYDPAQYPGKDEFSLDLSLQPKLKRVSTDYLELKVYTDQQIGTVQQADSGTEARTNWFGLVKNKLHQWYAVAEDLFGGRTVSDIWSFVTGDRDDETGSGGGSSGGGQPGSGGGGSGGGQPDPGPDGGSSGGNSGQPQKITSITLTGQSELYIGEQDVTVTSVVYSGGSRQVTEGVTYSITNTAVATINTLGQLTAVGAGTTIVKASYGSFTAEYTLVVRPRLESIELSGIPSLLMSGDVRASVLYGHYSDSTKAAMTAGAVYSSSSPQVATIDAAGVVRALASGQTVITATYASLISTVKLTVEEPSSSDSAPASGQAPPADLSNQEAVEVTTEQLKELVTEAGIVVQLQADKKELVLPGLVSTLAGEKPIVVQAQQVSLAVPSEVLKTLSRLVPAEQLADSRIVLKAEPVQAAEADKLLAAAGQQAGAAVTAAGEVYEFKLEIMTKDGKSSELSRFEQPIELTLAASTSADKRLAGIYYVADDGKLEYIGGTWSDGKLTAPITHFSKYAVLEYRKSFSDVPSSHWASSTVTELAAKHLIDGVSANEFAPNAEVTRAEFTAMLVRLLGLKAKTTDSRFSDVGRADWYADAVAAAVEAGIVEGTSEHMFSPQAPIKRQEMAVMLLRAYKLSPSASAAAPQLKSTFGDMSDAPQWAKQSVEEAYSLQLVQGRAAELFAPLGHMTRAESAQAILNVLMKL; encoded by the coding sequence ATGGGGGAAGAGATTCTCCGCATTTTCGACGATACGATTAATGATTATGTGACCTTGACCGTGCCGATCTCGGCGAACCGGCTGAAGCTGGGTGATAACGTCATCTCGATTCGGGCCGGCTCGAAGGCTTCGCCGTTCGATACGCGTACAGAGGAGAACAAGGACGACTTCGACGTGCGCAATGTGCGCCTCGTGCTTGCCGACGGAACCGAGATAAGGGATTCGCGCTACAGCGATAAAGAAACGGTGCTGAAGATGGGCGACAGCGCGGGCAAGCATCCGGTCATCGACTTCGAGTTCGCGCTTGGTGCGGAGCACCTTGCCTCGAAGGCTTATGCGTGGGATACGCGTCAGCTGGTGGACGGTCTGCACGAGGTGAAGGTCGCACATCTGAATGACGGGGAGAAGAAGGCCACCATTACCGTAGATAATACGCCACCTGTCATCCAGCTGGAGCTGACCGACGGTCAGACGTACAAGGGGCCGTTCACGATTCAAGCCGATGTGACGGACGTTCATGCAGGTGTGGACAAGGTGGAGGCATGGATCGACAGCGAGCCGATCGTTATGCCGTATGAGACGTCCTCGGCGAAGCTGTCTGCCGGTGATCATACGGTGAAGGTAAGAGCGGTGGACAAGATCGGCAATGTGTCCGAGCAAGCGGTGACGATCCAGATTGAGCCGGAGCACCCAAATGCTCCTGAGCTGGTCGCTCCGCAGTCCGGTGTCGAAGGCACGCTGACGAATGCACAGCTTACGGTGCGAGTATCGGACCCGACGAATGATGCGATGAACGTCTCCTTCTTCAGGGGCTACAAGTATACGGCGGCTTCGGGCGCATCGTTCGATGCTTACCAGCACGCAGCTGACGTCGAGCCGCCGAAGCAGAGAGTGCTGCCGGGCGAGCACCGTCTGAACGATGAGCAGCGGGAGCTGATCGCAGAGCGTGACGGACGCTACATGACGAACGATTCGATGACACAATTCCCGTACCAGCGCTTCGAGGTGATGGTGGACGATTCGGTTCAGCCAACGGATCTTGTGGAGATGAACTGGTCCGGGCGCTCGCTGGAGGGACGTAAGGTGACGCTCTATGCGTGGAACGAGCAGCAGGGCGAATGGTCGAAGCTCGATACGAAGGTGGCCGCTAGCGACGACTTCGAGCTGAAGGCGTCTGTGAAGGCTGGCGACTACATGCTTCAGCAGACGATATATGTGCTCGTGCAGGATGAGATTCCGCCGACACCAGCCGATTACGATTATTCGTTCGTCTGGATGAGCGATACGCAATATTATTCCGAGAGCTACCCGCACATTTATCAGAGCATTGTGAAGTGGATTGCCGAGAAGAAGGACGAGATGAAGATCAAGTACGTCGTGCATACCGGCGACCTGGTCGATGAAGCGGATAAGGCTTACCAATGGGCAGAAGCGTCGAAGAACATGAAGGTGCTGGAGGACGCGAGCATTCCTTACGGCGTGCTGGCGGGCAACCACGACGTGGCGGGCAAGTCAGGAGCGTACGATTATTACTGGCAGCATTTTGGCGAGGAGCGCTTCAAGCGTCAGGAGACGTTCGGCGGGTCGTATGACAACAATCGCGGCCATTACGATCTCATCTCTTCACACGGCAACGATTATATATTCGTGTACATGGGCTGGGGCATCGGCGATGCCGAGATCGCATGGATGAACGAGGTGCTGCAGCAGCACCCGGATCGGATGGCGGTGCTGAGCTTCCATGAGTATTTGCTCGTGTCGGGCAACCGTGCTCCGATTGCGGACAAAATTTTCGAGCAGGTAGTCGTACCGAACAAGAACGTCGTCGCTGCGCTATCCGGTCACTATCACGATGCCGAGCTGCTCGTTGATCAGATCGATGACGACGGCGACGGCACGCCGGATCGCAACGTGTATCAGATGCTGGCTGATTATCAGGGCGGACCTGAGGGCGGTCAAGGCTACATCCGTCTGATGCAGTTCGATATTGACAACAACAAGCTGCATATGAAGACGTACTCGCCGTATCTCGACGATTACAACTATTACGACCCTGCGCAGTATCCGGGCAAGGATGAATTCTCGCTCGATCTGAGTCTGCAGCCGAAGCTTAAGCGCGTGTCGACCGACTACTTGGAGCTGAAGGTGTACACGGATCAGCAGATCGGTACTGTGCAGCAGGCGGATAGCGGGACAGAAGCAAGGACGAATTGGTTCGGATTGGTGAAAAACAAGCTCCACCAATGGTACGCCGTGGCAGAGGATCTGTTCGGCGGCCGCACGGTGTCGGACATCTGGAGCTTCGTCACCGGTGATCGGGACGACGAGACAGGCTCCGGCGGCGGTTCGTCGGGTGGCGGTCAGCCTGGCTCTGGCGGCGGGGGCTCTGGTGGCGGCCAGCCTGACCCAGGCCCAGATGGTGGCTCCTCGGGTGGTAACTCCGGTCAGCCGCAGAAGATTACGTCTATTACACTGACGGGTCAATCGGAGCTGTACATTGGAGAGCAGGACGTAACGGTAACGTCGGTTGTCTATAGCGGCGGCTCTAGACAAGTTACCGAAGGAGTGACGTATTCCATCACGAATACGGCTGTAGCTACTATTAATACGTTAGGTCAGCTTACTGCTGTAGGCGCTGGTACAACGATCGTTAAGGCGAGCTATGGCAGCTTTACCGCGGAGTACACGCTTGTCGTCAGACCGAGGCTGGAGAGCATTGAGCTGTCCGGCATTCCGAGCTTGCTCATGAGCGGCGATGTTCGTGCCTCCGTCTTGTACGGACACTACAGCGACAGCACGAAGGCAGCGATGACAGCTGGCGCCGTGTACAGCAGCTCGAGCCCGCAGGTTGCCACTATAGATGCCGCAGGCGTCGTACGTGCGCTTGCAAGCGGTCAGACCGTGATTACTGCGACCTACGCGAGCTTGATCTCAACTGTGAAGCTGACGGTGGAGGAGCCATCAAGCAGTGATTCAGCACCGGCTTCAGGCCAAGCACCTCCTGCTGACCTGAGCAATCAGGAGGCTGTCGAGGTGACGACGGAGCAGCTGAAGGAGCTTGTAACAGAGGCTGGCATCGTCGTGCAGCTTCAGGCGGATAAGAAGGAGCTCGTGCTGCCAGGTCTCGTCTCGACTCTCGCTGGTGAGAAGCCGATCGTGGTGCAAGCACAGCAGGTGAGCTTGGCGGTGCCGAGCGAGGTGCTCAAGACATTGAGTCGCCTCGTGCCAGCCGAGCAGCTGGCGGACAGCCGCATCGTGCTGAAGGCTGAGCCGGTGCAAGCTGCGGAGGCTGACAAGCTGCTTGCGGCAGCCGGACAGCAAGCTGGAGCAGCAGTTACCGCAGCTGGAGAAGTGTACGAATTCAAGCTTGAGATTATGACGAAGGATGGGAAGTCGAGCGAGCTTAGCCGCTTCGAGCAGCCGATCGAGCTGACGCTGGCAGCCTCGACTAGCGCGGACAAGCGACTTGCGGGCATTTATTATGTCGCAGACGACGGCAAGCTGGAATATATCGGCGGCACGTGGAGTGACGGCAAGCTGACGGCACCGATTACGCACTTCAGCAAGTATGCCGTGCTGGAGTACAGGAAGAGCTTCTCCGATGTACCGTCCAGTCATTGGGCGTCGTCGACGGTAACGGAGCTCGCGGCGAAGCATCTGATCGACGGAGTCAGCGCGAACGAATTCGCGCCGAACGCGGAAGTGACGCGGGCCGAGTTCACCGCGATGCTGGTGCGTCTGCTCGGTCTTAAGGCGAAGACGACCGACAGCCGCTTCTCGGATGTAGGACGCGCGGATTGGTACGCTGACGCTGTTGCGGCAGCAGTCGAAGCCGGTATTGTAGAAGGTACTAGCGAGCATATGTTCTCTCCACAGGCGCCGATCAAGCGTCAGGAGATGGCAGTCATGCTGCTTCGTGCGTACAAGCTTTCGCCGAGCGCAAGCGCAGCAGCTCCTCAGCTGAAGTCAACCTTCGGGGACATGAGCGATGCGCCGCAATGGGCGAAGCAATCGGTCGAGGAAGCTTATAGCCTGCAGCTCGTCCAGGGACGCGCTGCGGAGCTGTTCGCACCTCTTGGGCATATGACCCGTGCGGAGAGCGCACAAGCGATTTTGAATGTACTGATGAAGCTGTAA
- a CDS encoding lamin tail domain-containing protein yields MATTTRFKRWAAVLTVCAMTLQTAWPTVFTAPVTAQPATAQTAPELFVTEIHPDVDGADHYEFFEVYNNSNKPLALNDYTFLYRYTTGSTADKTFTFDDYTLAPQQTVVLWWNNTNKTLDEFNAKYGTSLSTSQVIEFDGFDGFSNSGDRGVVIRNKHHVEIASSIYLKADVGSGLGIHYKLAASGIAADKLYTKAAPTPGALHSGQIPAEPVMFPDEPINMAPTIAHTPITDGAVGTDLAVTARIDNAEQSTGLDTVQAAVYYRTVSQAVYASAPLTAALDSQYSGVIPKSALQEQELLYYIQAKDSVHTVTTDTYTVRMDLGAIDYNRMPHFLVTEVVPDSTNVNSADGYEFIEIYNNTNRDLNFKDYKLQYRYTDSGPEADVIWAGVPEELVVPSRGTLVFWVINGKNDTKTVADFNANYGSSLTENVDIVRVYSAGMANSGKRGLVVATNTRTELSAAYYETDEETKPDKGIFYKYPVDGGTTMIKYSAGLLPATPGVVSDEQVPPVTVKLTADTQKPTVTDITGQATVDQANDVDIVAEAKDDQSVKTVAFYFRSNADTAYTKRYLAESFADGFYHYKLYSPDLIGKSYYEYYFVVSDGTHEVTSETYRIQVTGGPDRSALRLNVADGGFVSGTYVLKATGEHAPAEELELSIDGTAITEDTYAALENGAYSPSRRRASTSTSRTV; encoded by the coding sequence GTGGCAACAACAACGAGATTCAAGCGATGGGCCGCCGTGCTGACTGTATGCGCAATGACGCTGCAGACCGCTTGGCCGACAGTCTTCACAGCACCAGTCACGGCACAGCCAGCCACGGCTCAGACGGCGCCAGAGCTGTTCGTGACCGAAATTCATCCGGATGTAGACGGGGCGGATCACTATGAATTTTTCGAGGTGTACAACAATTCGAATAAGCCGCTCGCACTGAACGATTACACGTTCCTGTATCGGTACACGACGGGCTCGACGGCGGACAAGACGTTCACATTCGACGACTATACGCTCGCGCCTCAGCAGACCGTTGTGCTCTGGTGGAACAACACCAACAAGACGCTGGATGAGTTCAACGCGAAATACGGAACGAGCCTGTCTACGTCGCAGGTGATCGAGTTCGACGGCTTCGACGGCTTCTCCAACAGTGGGGACCGCGGGGTTGTCATTCGGAATAAGCATCATGTAGAAATAGCCTCCTCCATCTACCTGAAGGCCGATGTCGGCAGTGGCCTCGGCATTCATTACAAGCTCGCAGCCTCGGGCATTGCGGCGGACAAGCTGTACACGAAGGCCGCACCGACACCGGGTGCTCTGCACTCGGGCCAGATTCCAGCAGAGCCGGTCATGTTCCCGGATGAGCCGATCAATATGGCGCCGACGATTGCACATACACCAATTACAGACGGTGCGGTCGGCACCGACTTGGCCGTGACGGCTCGCATTGACAATGCGGAGCAGTCGACAGGACTTGATACGGTGCAGGCTGCCGTCTATTACCGGACTGTATCCCAGGCGGTGTATGCGTCCGCTCCGTTGACGGCCGCCTTAGACTCGCAGTACAGCGGCGTAATTCCGAAGTCAGCTCTGCAGGAGCAGGAGCTGCTGTACTATATTCAGGCGAAGGACAGCGTCCATACGGTGACGACAGACACGTACACAGTCCGTATGGATCTAGGGGCGATCGATTACAATCGGATGCCGCATTTTCTCGTGACGGAGGTCGTGCCGGATTCGACGAATGTGAACAGTGCGGACGGCTATGAGTTTATCGAAATCTATAACAATACGAATCGCGACTTGAACTTCAAGGATTACAAGCTGCAATACCGATACACCGACTCCGGGCCGGAGGCGGACGTCATCTGGGCGGGTGTGCCGGAGGAGCTGGTCGTGCCTTCACGCGGTACGCTCGTGTTCTGGGTGATCAATGGCAAGAACGACACCAAGACGGTAGCAGATTTCAATGCGAATTATGGCAGCAGTCTGACGGAGAATGTGGACATTGTTCGCGTCTACAGCGCGGGTATGGCGAACTCGGGCAAGCGCGGACTCGTCGTTGCGACGAACACGCGTACGGAGCTGTCGGCAGCGTATTACGAAACAGATGAAGAGACGAAGCCGGATAAAGGGATCTTCTACAAATATCCGGTCGACGGCGGAACGACGATGATCAAGTACAGCGCAGGCTTGCTGCCGGCAACGCCGGGTGTCGTCAGTGACGAGCAGGTGCCGCCGGTGACGGTCAAGCTTACGGCCGACACACAGAAGCCGACCGTGACGGATATTACAGGTCAAGCTACGGTTGATCAAGCGAATGACGTGGACATAGTGGCGGAGGCGAAGGACGACCAGAGTGTGAAGACGGTCGCGTTCTATTTCCGCAGCAACGCCGATACGGCTTACACGAAGCGATATTTGGCGGAGAGCTTCGCGGACGGCTTCTACCATTACAAGCTGTACTCCCCGGACCTGATCGGCAAGTCGTATTACGAGTATTACTTCGTCGTCTCGGATGGTACGCATGAGGTCACGAGCGAGACGTACCGCATTCAGGTGACCGGTGGTCCGGACCGCTCGGCGCTGCGGCTCAATGTGGCGGATGGCGGATTCGTATCGGGCACTTATGTATTGAAGGCGACTGGCGAGCATGCGCCTGCTGAGGAGCTGGAGCTGTCCATCGATGGAACGGCCATAACCGAAGACACGTATGCAGCCTTGGAAAATGGAGCCTACTCGCCTTCGAGACGACGGGCGTCAACTTCTACTTCAAGAACGGTGTGA
- a CDS encoding HupE/UreJ family protein translates to MHLIEAAGRSVIGLFVWRVLLVGCLLLGLSFPSEVEAHFSSSGFSDIVVEKQGLSYQLVLAEHDLMEGLKLDADQDGVLSKEELAQAQSSQALDKFVSNYLIVTGDGKVGVAKLGQAEHITRSKMPMVNIPITYSFDKPATRYQVQYAVFYDGLDPQHRSFASIRFGDQIIEQVLNKNNSIVQFKAAQVADSNPHTIADPATTGGQPTLNDSVYQSTASGTLLGTVGSYMVMGMEHIFSGIDHLLFVAALVLTHRSMRRLLLLLTAFTVGHSLTLILASLELASMSPLIVEPLIALSIVYVAARSIWRKDEEERWGVALLFGLIHGFGFAELLQGTLSGSVALPLLAFNVGVELGQVAVVLLVLPLLWAARRWIPRTGWVQVASGIVGVLGLYWFIERILQV, encoded by the coding sequence ATGCATTTAATTGAAGCTGCAGGCCGATCTGTTATCGGCCTTTTTGTCTGGCGCGTACTGCTGGTGGGATGCTTGCTGCTCGGCTTGAGCTTCCCATCAGAGGTGGAGGCGCATTTCTCATCCTCGGGCTTCTCTGACATCGTGGTCGAGAAGCAGGGGCTAAGCTACCAGCTTGTACTGGCGGAGCATGACCTGATGGAAGGGCTGAAGCTAGATGCTGATCAGGACGGCGTTCTCAGCAAGGAGGAGCTTGCACAGGCGCAGAGCAGTCAGGCACTGGATAAGTTCGTGAGCAACTACTTGATCGTGACCGGAGACGGCAAGGTAGGCGTGGCCAAGCTCGGACAGGCCGAGCACATTACCCGTAGCAAAATGCCGATGGTCAACATACCGATCACGTACAGCTTCGACAAGCCGGCAACGCGGTATCAGGTCCAATACGCGGTGTTCTATGATGGGCTGGATCCGCAGCACCGCAGCTTTGCTTCGATCCGGTTCGGCGATCAAATTATTGAACAAGTGCTGAATAAGAACAATAGCATCGTGCAGTTCAAGGCCGCTCAGGTCGCAGACAGCAATCCGCATACAATTGCGGATCCAGCAACGACCGGGGGGCAACCAACACTAAACGATTCGGTTTATCAATCCACAGCATCGGGTACGCTCCTCGGGACAGTCGGCAGCTACATGGTCATGGGCATGGAGCACATTTTCTCCGGTATCGACCATCTCCTCTTCGTTGCTGCGCTCGTCCTGACGCATCGCAGCATGCGCAGGCTGCTACTGCTATTGACGGCGTTCACGGTCGGTCACAGTCTGACGCTTATTCTCGCATCGCTCGAGCTCGCCTCCATGTCGCCGTTGATCGTGGAGCCGCTCATCGCGCTCAGCATCGTGTATGTGGCAGCCCGGAGCATATGGCGCAAGGATGAGGAGGAGCGTTGGGGCGTTGCGCTGCTGTTCGGGCTCATTCACGGCTTCGGCTTCGCCGAGCTCCTGCAAGGGACGCTTAGTGGATCTGTGGCGCTGCCGCTGCTCGCCTTCAACGTTGGCGTCGAGCTCGGACAGGTTGCCGTCGTGCTGCTCGTGCTCCCGTTACTGTGGGCAGCAAGGCGCTGGATTCCGCGCACGGGCTGGGTTCAGGTCGCTTCAGGAATTGTCGGTGTGCTCGGTCTGTATTGGTTCATCGAGCGCATCCTGCAAGTGTAG
- a CDS encoding YjcZ family sporulation protein, whose translation MTYAGAAYTTTGAILVLFILLVIVSRAFLV comes from the coding sequence ATGACATACGCAGGTGCAGCTTACACGACGACAGGTGCCATTTTGGTGCTCTTCATTCTTTTGGTTATTGTCTCCCGAGCGTTTCTCGTGTAA
- a CDS encoding ABC transporter ATP-binding protein: MTIQVTQLTKAFGSHEALKGIDLTIGAGEFVAVLGPSGCGKTTLLRLLAGFEQPTGGSIMMDGAAAAGPDFSLPPEQRKIGMVFQSFALWPHLSVAEHVRFPIRHHRATPPGIRSREKERVAEVLGLVGLSGLGDRLPHELSGGQKQRVAIARAIAAQPTLLLMDEPLSSLDAMLRLDMRREIQSVHRETGSAIVYVTHDQGEALAMADRIVVMKDGRIEQVDTPEAMYKRPQTEFVARFVSKANLVPGSWTSAGFVPAGGVQGNTAPNGAERLCWPAADVADEFKQRGLYPVRPDQWTVESPGAVGIPAEVVNVQYQGSLYQCHLRTSDGDVEAWSRLRLRVGDNVVLSLQQESVITC, from the coding sequence ATGACGATACAAGTGACACAATTAACGAAAGCATTCGGTAGTCATGAGGCGCTGAAGGGGATCGACCTGACGATCGGTGCAGGGGAGTTCGTGGCGGTGCTCGGTCCTTCGGGCTGTGGCAAAACGACGCTTCTCCGCCTGCTGGCCGGCTTCGAGCAGCCGACGGGCGGCTCGATCATGATGGACGGTGCTGCGGCTGCTGGACCGGACTTCAGCCTTCCTCCCGAACAGCGGAAGATCGGAATGGTGTTCCAATCGTTCGCGCTCTGGCCGCACCTGAGCGTCGCCGAGCATGTTCGCTTCCCGATTCGCCATCATCGGGCGACGCCTCCTGGTATCCGCAGTCGGGAGAAGGAGCGAGTCGCCGAGGTGCTGGGGCTCGTCGGCTTGAGCGGACTTGGCGACCGACTGCCGCACGAGCTGTCCGGCGGGCAGAAGCAGCGGGTGGCGATTGCCCGAGCGATTGCCGCCCAGCCTACACTGCTGCTGATGGACGAGCCGCTGAGCAGTCTCGATGCGATGCTGCGTTTGGACATGCGGCGGGAAATTCAATCCGTGCACCGAGAGACCGGCTCCGCGATTGTCTATGTCACGCACGATCAAGGGGAGGCGCTTGCGATGGCGGACCGAATCGTCGTCATGAAGGACGGACGGATCGAGCAGGTCGACACGCCTGAAGCTATGTACAAGAGACCGCAGACGGAGTTCGTCGCCCGGTTCGTATCGAAGGCGAATCTGGTGCCGGGCAGCTGGACGTCGGCAGGGTTCGTGCCTGCTGGCGGGGTGCAGGGCAACACCGCTCCGAATGGAGCGGAGCGCTTATGCTGGCCGGCTGCTGATGTTGCGGATGAATTCAAGCAGCGCGGCTTGTATCCAGTTCGCCCGGACCAGTGGACGGTCGAGTCGCCTGGAGCAGTTGGCATCCCCGCCGAGGTCGTGAATGTGCAATACCAGGGGAGCCTGTACCAGTGCCATCTGCGTACGTCGGACGGTGACGTGGAGGCATGGTCCCGTCTGAGGCTGCGTGTCGGCGACAACGTGGTGCTGTCACTGCAGCAGGAGTCTGTGATTACGTGCTGA
- a CDS encoding iron ABC transporter permease, whose product MGMKPELNQSSYGKERRADEPGFLSFSYLSGRRLLGWLGLLLVLVLFLLPIVKLVLLSLQSDAGLPLSLRAYMEVLEQPRTWKTLQETLVVVAGATSMAVVLGVLAAWMMAYTDVRAKKALHLAILLSFILPSYVLTLSWSSFMGSQGPVAALLQLLSAGAKPWSMYSLGGIIFVMGLHHFPLVYLLTVDALRRIPRDLEWAARASGAGRLGTLRLVTLPMAMPGITAGGLLAFLASLDNFGIPAFLGIPANISVLSTLIYEEIIGFGPSAFARGAALSVLLGSIAIAGALVQRLLSRRAKAAETLVPDDRPRLVLGVWRRPVELAVWGFLLLIAVVPLFSMVAISLKKAYGLPFGFENMTLSNYTYILFENPKVSKAIANSLKLSLYAMLICLAAGTWLAYLRVRRPGRLVKTAEGLIAIPYALPGIVFGLSMILAWMEPIPGWNPGLYGTSGILLLAYVCRFLVLQARASATAFLQIDPSVEEAARASGAGMWTTWRVILVPLLLQGLLSGAFLVFLTALTELTVSALLYAAGTQTIGVTVFGFEQAGDTMYSTALSCLIVLLTAAGMGGTLALQHWSNRRGVRA is encoded by the coding sequence ATGGGAATGAAGCCAGAGCTGAACCAATCATCATATGGGAAAGAAAGACGGGCCGACGAGCCCGGCTTTCTTTCCTTTTCTTACTTGTCGGGTCGTCGCTTGCTCGGATGGCTGGGATTGCTGCTCGTCCTTGTGCTGTTCCTGCTCCCAATCGTGAAGCTGGTGCTGCTGAGTCTGCAGTCGGATGCGGGGCTGCCGCTGTCGCTTCGAGCCTATATGGAGGTGCTCGAGCAGCCGCGTACGTGGAAGACACTTCAGGAGACGCTGGTCGTCGTGGCGGGCGCTACGAGCATGGCTGTCGTGCTCGGCGTCTTGGCTGCCTGGATGATGGCCTACACCGACGTGAGGGCGAAGAAGGCGCTGCATCTGGCGATACTGCTGTCGTTCATTCTGCCCTCGTACGTGCTGACGCTGTCGTGGTCGTCCTTCATGGGCAGTCAAGGTCCAGTTGCCGCGCTGCTTCAGCTGCTGAGTGCAGGTGCGAAGCCTTGGAGCATGTACAGCCTCGGCGGCATCATCTTCGTGATGGGGCTGCATCACTTTCCGCTCGTGTACCTGCTCACGGTTGATGCGCTGCGTCGCATTCCGCGCGATCTCGAATGGGCAGCGCGCGCCTCGGGAGCCGGGCGGCTCGGGACGCTGCGGCTCGTCACGCTTCCGATGGCGATGCCGGGCATTACAGCCGGAGGTCTGCTTGCCTTTCTCGCAAGCCTCGATAACTTCGGCATTCCGGCCTTTCTCGGCATCCCGGCGAACATATCGGTGCTGAGCACGCTTATCTACGAGGAGATTATCGGCTTCGGGCCTTCGGCCTTCGCAAGAGGTGCTGCGCTGTCCGTCCTGCTTGGCAGCATCGCCATCGCGGGCGCGCTGGTGCAGCGGCTGCTGTCGAGGCGGGCGAAGGCGGCTGAGACACTTGTGCCGGACGATCGCCCCCGCCTTGTGCTGGGCGTCTGGCGCCGACCTGTGGAGCTTGCGGTATGGGGCTTCCTGCTGCTCATTGCGGTCGTGCCGCTGTTCTCCATGGTCGCAATCTCGCTTAAGAAGGCGTACGGGCTGCCGTTCGGCTTTGAGAATATGACATTGTCGAATTATACGTACATTTTGTTCGAAAATCCGAAGGTGAGCAAGGCGATCGCCAACAGCCTGAAGCTGTCCTTGTACGCGATGCTGATCTGTCTTGCGGCGGGTACGTGGCTTGCCTATCTTCGGGTACGCAGGCCCGGCCGTCTGGTGAAGACGGCAGAGGGGCTCATCGCGATTCCGTATGCGCTGCCAGGCATCGTGTTTGGGCTGTCAATGATTCTGGCCTGGATGGAGCCGATACCGGGCTGGAATCCGGGGCTGTATGGTACATCCGGCATTTTGCTGCTTGCTTACGTATGCCGGTTTCTAGTGCTGCAGGCGAGAGCGAGTGCGACAGCTTTTCTGCAAATTGACCCTTCTGTCGAGGAGGCTGCCCGCGCGTCAGGGGCTGGCATGTGGACGACGTGGCGGGTGATTCTTGTGCCGCTGCTGCTGCAGGGCTTGCTGAGCGGCGCGTTCCTCGTCTTCCTCACCGCGCTGACGGAGCTCACGGTCTCGGCGCTGCTCTATGCTGCTGGCACGCAGACGATCGGGGTGACCGTATTCGGGTTCGAGCAGGCAGGCGACACGATGTACTCGACGGCGCTGTCCTGTCTTATTGTGCTGCTTACGGCAGCAGGCATGGGCGGGACGCTGGCGCTGCAGCATTGGAGCAATCGGAGAGGAGTGCGAGCATGA